AGAATTTAGGTTCTATTTCGTTTTATATATTgtcttctggttctttcttctttatgttttgttgcaAATTTCATCAGCTTTCAGTAATCTGAAAATTTACTGCCTAATTTATTACCCCCCAAAAAAAGCTATGGATGAGACGATGATACAGGCTGCGCAAACAGGAGATATTAACCTTTTGTATGAGTTGATTCTGAATGATCCATACGTTTTAGAGCGTATTGATGCTGTGCCTTTTTCTCATACTCCATTGCATGTAGCAGCTTCTGCTGGGCATATTGAGTTTATGATGGAGATGATCAAATTAAAGCCAACGTTTGCAAGAAAGCTAAACCAAGGTGGGTTTAGCCCCATGCACTTGGCTCTGCAAAATGACAGAACTCAAGCTGTGCTTCGACTCCTCAGGTTTGATGAAGGCCTTGTTCGTGTCAAAGGGAGGGAGGACCTCACTCCTCTGCATCATGTGGTTCAAACTGGAAATGTTGATCTTTTGATCAAGTTACTTAAGGTTTGTCCTGAGGCTATTGCAGATGTGACTGTTCGAGATGAGACGGTATTCCATCTTGCTGTGAAAAACGACATGTTTGAAGCTTTCCAAGTCTTGGTGGGGTGGCTTATAAGAAGCCCACATAAGTCTGCCCAACGTTGGCAGAAAGAACTACTGAGTTGGGCAGACATTGATGGCAACACTGTGCTACACATTGCTGCTATCAAAAACAGACCTCGGGTATATGCTAATTTTTCTAATCAAGTCAATTATTGATATGTATGTATATGATATAAGGGTAATTTAcatgaattaatttctaattaacAGGTGGTGGAAGTATTGCTGGGACACTTGCGTCGAGACCAAATCAATGCTAAAAATTTGGAGGGATTGACAGCACTAGATATCCAATCACAATACCCATGGCATGAAAGGCAAGCGGATAGGATTATAGATATGCTAAGCAAAGCAGGAGGTTTGAGCGCGTCCTCTTCCTCGCTTCCCAATGCCTCTATCTCTTCATCCCACATCGAATTATTAAAGGAAAAGATGTTATGGTATGAAAAATGTGCAACAAGAGCAGGTCGAGAAAAGAACGGTATGCCATATGAGATACGTAACACATTTCTTGTAGTGACAGTGCTAATTATAACAACCACTTACGAAGCCTCTTTAAACCCTCCAAAGATGTCAGATGACAGTCATGTCCATCCCTGAAATACCGTCATGATC
The Gossypium arboreum isolate Shixiya-1 chromosome 10, ASM2569848v2, whole genome shotgun sequence genome window above contains:
- the LOC108451302 gene encoding ankyrin repeat-containing protein BDA1-like; translated protein: MDETMIQAAQTGDINLLYELILNDPYVLERIDAVPFSHTPLHVAASAGHIEFMMEMIKLKPTFARKLNQGGFSPMHLALQNDRTQAVLRLLRFDEGLVRVKGREDLTPLHHVVQTGNVDLLIKLLKVCPEAIADVTVRDETVFHLAVKNDMFEAFQVLVGWLIRSPHKSAQRWQKELLSWADIDGNTVLHIAAIKNRPRVVEVLLGHLRRDQINAKNLEGLTALDIQSQYPWHERQADRIIDMLSKAGGLSASSSSLPNASISSSHIELLKEKMLWYEKCATRAGREKNGMPYEIRNTFLVVTVLIITTTYEASLNPPKMSDDSHVHP